Within the Cupriavidus malaysiensis genome, the region GCGTCGATGCGCGCTACGCCTGCCAGACCGGCAGCACCGAGCCGCTCTATGCCTACCAGTGGGCGCTCAAGCAGGCCACCAGCTTCTTCCGCGCCTTCACCGGCACCGCCGATGGCGTCACCGACATCAACGTCGAGGAAGCGCACGCCGCCGGCTTCAAGGGACAGGGTGTCAACGTGCTGGTGCTGGACGACGGCATGGACATCGGCAACGAGGACCTGGCCGCCAACGTCAACCGCGCCATGACCCACAACTTCGACGATGGCGGCAGCGACCCCACGCCGGCCGATATCGCCGCCAACATCGACGAAGCGCACGGCACGGTAGTCGCCGGCATCATCGGCGCGGCGCAGAACGGCAAGGGCGTGATGGGCATCGCGCCGCGCGCGGTGCTCGGCGGCGCCCGCTTCATCGGCCCGGCCAAGGCCGATCCCCTCAAGGCCTACGGCGGCGCCGACTGGTCGAGGTCGGCGCACATCATCAATGCGTCCTACGGCGACAACCCGAAGCTGCCACTTGCCTATGACACCGGCGAGGACGCCTCGCCGCTGATCCGCGCCTTCCCCAAGTTACGCGGCGGCAAGGGCCTGGTGATGGTCAAGGCGGCCGGCAATGAGTTTGCCGACACCGGCGAGAAGCCGACGCGGTACTGCGCTTCGGTCGGCGGCCAGGGCGGCGTGGTGAGCTGCCAGAACCCGGCCAACGACACCGATGCGCTCGAGCCCGGCGTGATCGTGGTCGGCGCGGCCAATGCCCGCGGCGTGCGTGCCTCCTATTCGAGCGCGGGCTCGGTCAACTGGGTGACGGGCCTGGGTGGCGAGGGCGGCGAGGCCGGCCGCTACGGCGAAGCGGGCAGCGGCCCGACCATCTTCTCGACCGACCTGCACGGCTGCGCGCGCGGCTACGCCCGCACAGGGGTGAGCAAGGTGAACGACTTCATGGTGGCCGGCAGCGTGACCAACCAGAAGGACAACGCCAACTGCGACTACGCCAGCATGAACGGCACCTCGGCGGCCACGCCGACGGTGACCGGCGTGGTGGCGCTGATGCTGTCGGCCAATCCGAACCTGAGCTGGCGCGACGTGCGCGAAATCCTGCGCGCCACCGCCAGGCCCATCGATCCTGGCTATGGCTCGCGCGATAACCGCAACCAGCGCGTGAACCTGCGCGACAGCAGCTTCACCGGCTCGACCGACGCCAGCCTGGTGGATGGCAGCCGCAGCGCCCGCGTGGACCTGGGCTGGCAGAAGAACGCCGCCGGCTACCGCTACTCGAACTGGTACGGCTTCGGCCTCGTCGACGCCGGCGCGGCGGTCAAGGCGGCGCGGGCCTACACGGCCTACAAGCCGGCGGAACTGACGGTGCCGGACTTCACCGAGGCCTTCGACGAGATCACCGAGTTCCGCTACGGCCAGGTGCAGAAACTCGGCCAGTTCACCGTGACCGGCAGCGACAAGGTGGATGCGCTGCAACTGCGGCTGAGCGGCTCGGTCTGCCTCGGCAGCGTCGGCATCTTCGTCAAGTCGCCGTCCGGCACGGTGTCGGCGCTGGCGGTGCCCTACAACGCCTTCTACGTGACCGGCGCGGCCGCAGCCGACCACTACGGACTGGGCAGCTATGCCTTCTACGGCGAAGCGGCGGCGGGCACCTGGGAGGTGTACGCGGTCAACGCCGTGCCGCTGATCGAAGGCCCCGGCCAGTGCAGGAACTACACGCCGCGGGACGGCACGTCCACCGTGACGCTGGCCAGCCCGCTGGCTGTCGAGTACCGTATCATTGCCGCCCGCTGAGGCGGCGGGGAGATCCAGATGAAGACCAATCCGTTCGACCGTACGGCGTCCGGCGCCTGCGCCGCGGCCTTGCTCGCCGCCGTCCTCGCCCTGCCCGCCGTATCTGCCGCTGCCGCCGACACCGGCTACGCCATCGGCACCCGCCTCAGCCAGGCGCAGCAGGCCGCGCTCGGCGGCGCGCGCGAGGTGCAGATCGGGGGCCAGGCCTACCGCGTGCTGCCCGACACCGACAGCAAGCCGCGCACGCTCAGCAGCGGGGCGTCGGCCGCCGAGGCCACCTCGCTGGTGGTCAATGCGCGCGGCGTGGTGGGCGAGTCGCGCAACGAGGTGCTGGTCTCGCGCGTGCCGGTGCAGGCCGTGCAGCAGGCCGTCGGCCAGCTCGGCATCCGCGCGGTGTCGGTGCAGTACTACGACCACATCGCCATCAGCAGCCTGCGCTTCGCCAGCTTCGAGGACACCGCCGCCGCGCGCGAGCGGCTCAAGTCCCTGCTGCCCGCCGACGCCGGCGTGGACGTGCCGGTCCGCTACAGCAAGAGCACGGTGCGCTGACCCTGGGCTGACCCTGGGTTGACCCTGGGCTGACCTTGAGCAAACCCGCTGCCGGGCCCTTTGCCGCGCCTGCAGCGGGCCCGGCGCGGCAATTCGCGCCGGGCCCGCCCCTCCTCCACCGACGGTTCCCCTTTCCGCCTCCCATGCGCCATCTCTACCGCCTGGCGGCCTGGGCGGCGCTCGCGCTGCTCGCCGGCGCCTGCGCTTCCTACCGCTATATCCCACCGCAGACGGCCGCCGGCCGCCAGTGCGTCACCACCTGCGACACCAACAAGCAGCTCTGCGCCGCCGGCAAGGAGCAGACCGCCGCCGTCAAGGCACAAGCCTGCGAGACGCGGCGTGCGACGCAGCTTTCGGCCTGCCTCGCGGTGGCGGGCAACGACAAGGCTGCGCGCGAACAGTGCGCGAAGAAGGTCGGCTACTGCTCGACCTACGCCGACACCAGCGCCTGCGACGAGGGTTATCGCAGCTGCTACGTCCAGTGCGGCGGCCAGGTAGTGCTGGAGGAGGACTGAGCTGGAGGAGGACTGAGCGGCACCGGGCACCGCGCATCGAGCCTCCGGCCGGCTGGCGATAGCGGCTAGGCGCGCTCGCCTGCGTGCCGCAATCCCGCCAGCCAGGCCTGGATCAGCGCCGCCTCGCCGGCTTCGGCCTCGGCCACGCCGATGCCGGCGGGCGGGCGGGCCGCGTGCGCAGAGAGCACGCGCACCTCGCGCGGACTCAGGCCGAAGCGGCGGCGGAAGGCGCGGCTGAAGGCGCTTTCGCTGGAAAAGGCATAGCGGTAGGCCAGTTCTCCGATGGCCGGCGGATGCGCGTGCGGACGCGCCAGTTCGTCGAAGCAGTGATCCAGGCGGCGGCCCTGGATGTAGGCGTGCACGCCACCATCGTCGTCGAACAGGCGGTACAGCGTGGCACGCGACAAGCGGAAGGTGCGCGCGATCTGCGCGGCCGACAGCGTCTCGGCGCACAGGTGCGCGTCGACATAACCCTGCACCAGGCGGCGCATGCTGCGGCGCGCCGCGGTCTGCGCCGGCAGCATGCCGTCATCGAGTGCGGCCGCGCCACCTTCGAGCAGCACCAGCGCTGCGCGCACGCCGGCCGCCATTTCCTCCGGCGTCAGGTCGGCGCCGTGTTCCAGCAGCTCGGCCAGATGCGAACCCAGCAGGCGCGTGGCGGCGCGCGCCGGCTCGAGTACGGCGCCATGCAGGTCGCGGCGCCGCAAGGACAGCGGCAGGTGGTCGCGCGGCACCACCAGGGTCAGGTTGGAGAAGGCGCCCGCGCGCGAATCGAGCGCGCGGCCCAGGTCCAGCACGCTGACCGAGCCGGTCGCTGCATGAACCTGGCGTCCGCCGTAGTCCCCCTCGACCGCCCCGGCGAGATAGCACTGGATCAGGATGTGGTCGACCTGGCTGCGGCGGATATCGCCGGCGCCACGCCGGAACGCGTGCGCCACCGACGCGCTGCAGCGCGAGATCAGGCTGTCGCCCAGGTGCACCGCGTCCAGTTCGCCGCGGAAGGCCGCGGCATCGCCGTCAACCTCGATCGTGAACAGCGGTGCCAGCGCCATGCGCCAGGAAGCGGTGGCCTGCGGGTCGGCGCCACCGTCCAGCCGCACCCGCAGCCGCGGCACCGGTGCGCGCGCGGCGGCGTCCGCCAGCGGGGTGCCGGTGCGGGCGGATGCGGAGCGGGAGGCGGATGCGGCAGCGGACAAGAAGGTCTCGGTGATCGGTGATCGGAACAGCGCGCGCGCAGTTCATGGAACCGAGCACGGATGCGCGGGGAAAAGTGCAGATAGGATCATAGCGAATGCCCCTCGCCATGGGAATGGCCGGCACCGTGAGCGGCCCGGCCGTCTTGCCGGATTCCGCTTCCGCCTCCGCCTCAGCCGCCTCAGCCGCCTCAGCCGCCTCAGCCGCCTCAGCCGCCTCAGCCGCCTCAGCCGCGTTCAGGCGACGGGCGCGGAGCCGGCCGTGCCGGCACCCGGCTCGTCTTCCACCGCGATGCCATCGCGCCCCGCGTCCTTGGCGCGGTACAGCTGCCGGTCGGCCCGCTTCATCAGGTCTTCCAGCCAGGCCGCCTCGCCCGCGGCGGCGAAGGCCAGGCCGAAGCTCGCGCGGATGGCGATCCCCTCGCCATTGTCCGCCTGCATGCCGGCATGGCCCAGCCGCTCGCGCAGCGCCTGGGCCTGGGCCACCGCCTCGCGGCGGCCGGGTACGAAGGCCAGCACCGCGAACTCCTCGCCGCCGACGCGCGCAACGATCTCGTCCGCCTGCCAGACCTCGCGGCAGAGACGGGCGATGCGCACCAGCACGCGGTCACCGGCGGCGTGGCCGTAGGTGTCGTTGATGCGCTTGAAATAGTCGACATCGAACAAGGTCAGTGCCAGCATGCGGCCGGCCCGACCCGCCTGCGCGCAGGCCGGTGCCGCCTGGCGCTCGAAAGCGCCGCGGTTGAGCAGGCCGGTCAGCGCATCGCGCTCCGCCTGCACGGTCAGTTCCTCGATCAGGCGGTGGCGCTCCTGCTCCAGCCGGGCCCGCTCGCTGCTGTGCTCCTGCAGCACCTGCACCGCCTCGAACAGTTCGCGGATCTCACCGCTGTAGTGCTGCGCCGGCGCCACCGCGGTGAACTGGCCGGCGGCGATGGCACGGATGTCGCGCGTGGCTTCGGCGAAGGGCTGCACCACCTGGCGGCGGAACAGCCGGGCACTGAGGAAAAAGGTGGCGATCACGGCCGAGAGCGCGGCACCGATGGCGGCCAGCCACGCCAGGCGGGTGTCGCGCCAGCGCTGCACCTGGGCCTGCGCCAGGTCCAGGATCTCATCGCGGAAGGCAACGATGGAGGCCATCAGCGGCACGTAGTGCTGCGTAAGTTCGGCCGTGGTCACGCCGGTGCCCGCCGGCGCGCTCGCGAGCACGCGCAGTTGCTCGATATAGGCCAGGCCCTCGTCGAAGTACTGGCTTTCCATGCGCTGGAAGGTGCCGTGCGCCAAGGCGGGATCGTTGAGCACGCGCGGCTGCAGCAGGCCGCGCAACTGGTCGATGGTGCCGCGCGTGCGTTCGATCGCGTACTGCTCGGCCTCCCCCAGCGGCCGGTGCGCGGCCAGGGCCGGCGCCAGCTGCGAGCCCAGCAGCCCGGCCTGCTCGCGCAGCACCGCGGCCAGACGCGCCGCCAGCAGGCGGCCCAGGATCCCGGGCGCCCCCTCGTCGACGCTGGCGGCGGCGGCGTCGGCGATCGAGACAAAGCGCGGGATCACCCGGACCATGCCATCGATCGCGTGATACAGCGAAGCGCTCGAACGCCGCGCGCGCGGCTGCCGCAGCAGGCTGTCGATGGTGGCGCGCGCCCTGACGAGGTCGGCCTGCGCGACCAGCACCGCGGCCCGCTCGGCACGGCACGGGGTGCAATCGGCCGCTGCCAGTTCACCCAGCAGGTCCGCGATGCGGGCATCGCTCTCGCCACGGAATGCCTGCAGCGTGGCCAGGCGCGCGCTCGGGATCGGCAGGTCTTCGCCGAGCGCGGCGTTGCCCGGACCGCGCTCGGCGGACACCTTCTCCATGGCGAGCAGCACGGCGCGGAAGATGCGCAGGTTCGCCAGCGCCCGCTCGGCGTCGGCGTAGGCGGCCCATTGATGGAGGAACAGCCAGCCGGACCCGGCCAGCAGGATGCCGGCCAGGGCGCCCGTGACGAGGCCGAAGCGGCGCTCCAGCGAGGAGGCGCGCAGGGCGGCGCCGAGCCTGCGCTTCAGCATATCGAGGTCAAACGGGCGCCGCCGGCCGCGGCCGGCGGGATACGGGCGGCGCAGGCGTGGCGAGGGCGGCCACGCCCGTCTGGGTGGCGGTGCCGCCACCCGGCCCGCCACGCAGGCGCGCCCTGTCTGATACGGCGATGGGTTCTTGACATAGTGGGCGGGTAATCTCCGCGTTCGGCAATCGGCCGGGCCGTGACCGCCCGGCGCCGCCAGGCAGGCAGCCGGCCGTCGCGCGGTACCCGGATGCGGGCGGGACCAGCCCGCCCGCTCCGGCAGTGCGGACCCGGCCAGGCCGCACGCGAGCCTACTCCAGGAAGCGGATTTGACAGCACCCCACACTGGAATGGACTCTGCATGGTACCGGGCAGGCGTCCCCGTTTTACGGCACCGTCCCCGACAAATTGAGCGCCCGCCGCGC harbors:
- a CDS encoding helix-turn-helix domain-containing protein translates to MSAAASASRSASARTGTPLADAAARAPVPRLRVRLDGGADPQATASWRMALAPLFTIEVDGDAAAFRGELDAVHLGDSLISRCSASVAHAFRRGAGDIRRSQVDHILIQCYLAGAVEGDYGGRQVHAATGSVSVLDLGRALDSRAGAFSNLTLVVPRDHLPLSLRRRDLHGAVLEPARAATRLLGSHLAELLEHGADLTPEEMAAGVRAALVLLEGGAAALDDGMLPAQTAARRSMRRLVQGYVDAHLCAETLSAAQIARTFRLSRATLYRLFDDDGGVHAYIQGRRLDHCFDELARPHAHPPAIGELAYRYAFSSESAFSRAFRRRFGLSPREVRVLSAHAARPPAGIGVAEAEAGEAALIQAWLAGLRHAGERA
- a CDS encoding GGDEF domain-containing protein, which produces MLKRRLGAALRASSLERRFGLVTGALAGILLAGSGWLFLHQWAAYADAERALANLRIFRAVLLAMEKVSAERGPGNAALGEDLPIPSARLATLQAFRGESDARIADLLGELAAADCTPCRAERAAVLVAQADLVRARATIDSLLRQPRARRSSASLYHAIDGMVRVIPRFVSIADAAAASVDEGAPGILGRLLAARLAAVLREQAGLLGSQLAPALAAHRPLGEAEQYAIERTRGTIDQLRGLLQPRVLNDPALAHGTFQRMESQYFDEGLAYIEQLRVLASAPAGTGVTTAELTQHYVPLMASIVAFRDEILDLAQAQVQRWRDTRLAWLAAIGAALSAVIATFFLSARLFRRQVVQPFAEATRDIRAIAAGQFTAVAPAQHYSGEIRELFEAVQVLQEHSSERARLEQERHRLIEELTVQAERDALTGLLNRGAFERQAAPACAQAGRAGRMLALTLFDVDYFKRINDTYGHAAGDRVLVRIARLCREVWQADEIVARVGGEEFAVLAFVPGRREAVAQAQALRERLGHAGMQADNGEGIAIRASFGLAFAAAGEAAWLEDLMKRADRQLYRAKDAGRDGIAVEDEPGAGTAGSAPVA
- a CDS encoding S8 family serine peptidase, which translates into the protein MLFSYTRNLSLTLLAAAALAACGGDNADSGATSAGGTPATGGGATAPASGCAETGVDARYACQTGSTEPLYAYQWALKQATSFFRAFTGTADGVTDINVEEAHAAGFKGQGVNVLVLDDGMDIGNEDLAANVNRAMTHNFDDGGSDPTPADIAANIDEAHGTVVAGIIGAAQNGKGVMGIAPRAVLGGARFIGPAKADPLKAYGGADWSRSAHIINASYGDNPKLPLAYDTGEDASPLIRAFPKLRGGKGLVMVKAAGNEFADTGEKPTRYCASVGGQGGVVSCQNPANDTDALEPGVIVVGAANARGVRASYSSAGSVNWVTGLGGEGGEAGRYGEAGSGPTIFSTDLHGCARGYARTGVSKVNDFMVAGSVTNQKDNANCDYASMNGTSAATPTVTGVVALMLSANPNLSWRDVREILRATARPIDPGYGSRDNRNQRVNLRDSSFTGSTDASLVDGSRSARVDLGWQKNAAGYRYSNWYGFGLVDAGAAVKAARAYTAYKPAELTVPDFTEAFDEITEFRYGQVQKLGQFTVTGSDKVDALQLRLSGSVCLGSVGIFVKSPSGTVSALAVPYNAFYVTGAAAADHYGLGSYAFYGEAAAGTWEVYAVNAVPLIEGPGQCRNYTPRDGTSTVTLASPLAVEYRIIAAR